Proteins found in one Acidobacteriota bacterium genomic segment:
- the typA gene encoding translational GTPase TypA, whose translation MSSSLPSSQEVANPLRRNVAIIAHVDHGKTTLVDALLHQSGIFRANERVDERVMDSNELERERGITILAKNTAVHYEGHLINIVDTPGHADFGGEVERTLSMVDGVMLLVDASEGPLPQTRFVLRKALERGLPPIVVVNKIDRGDARPKAVLDEVYDLFIDLDATVDQLEFPVLFTNARAGTATTDLEQPGADLRPLFDAVLTHTPPPRGSASKPLQVLVANLDASDYLGRLAIGRIFNGTVKVGDPIGVCKLDGSVRRTTVTKLYTFEGLKRVEAIAAAAGDIICLAGIEDIMIGETISEAEQPVPLPTIAVDEPTVSMIFGVNTSPFAGRDGRFVTSRQIKDRLDRELVGNVSIRVEPTDLPEQFKVFGRGELQLSILIEMMRREGYELQVSRPEIVTREIDGARMEPVEDLVIDVAEEFQGVVIAQVGQRRGMMTRMVNHGSGRVRLEFRIPARGLIGFRALFLTETRGTGIMNHLLHGWEPWHGPIPARANGALVADRPGKATAYAIANLQERGEMFIEPAVEVYEGMIAGENSRPNDLDVNITKEKKQTNMRASTADEAIRLIPPRQMGLEQAIEFINDDELVEITPGNIRLRKRVLAANMRPRRAE comes from the coding sequence ATGTCTTCGTCGCTCCCGAGCTCGCAGGAGGTCGCCAACCCGCTTCGCCGGAACGTCGCCATCATCGCGCACGTCGACCACGGCAAGACCACGCTCGTGGACGCCCTGCTCCACCAGAGCGGGATCTTCCGCGCGAACGAGCGCGTCGACGAGCGCGTCATGGACTCGAACGAGCTCGAGCGCGAGCGCGGCATCACGATCCTCGCGAAGAACACCGCCGTCCACTACGAGGGGCACCTCATCAACATCGTGGACACGCCGGGCCACGCCGACTTCGGCGGTGAGGTCGAACGGACGCTCTCGATGGTGGACGGCGTGATGCTGCTCGTGGACGCGTCCGAGGGTCCGCTGCCGCAGACGCGGTTCGTGCTGAGGAAGGCCCTCGAGCGCGGCCTCCCGCCCATCGTCGTCGTCAACAAGATCGATCGGGGCGATGCGCGCCCGAAGGCGGTGCTCGACGAGGTGTACGACCTCTTCATCGATCTCGACGCCACGGTCGACCAGCTCGAGTTTCCGGTGCTGTTCACGAACGCCCGCGCCGGCACTGCGACGACCGACCTCGAGCAGCCTGGCGCCGACCTGCGGCCGCTCTTCGACGCCGTCCTGACGCACACGCCGCCGCCGCGCGGCTCGGCGTCGAAGCCGCTCCAGGTGCTCGTCGCGAATCTCGACGCGAGCGACTATCTCGGCCGGCTCGCCATCGGCCGCATCTTCAACGGCACGGTGAAGGTCGGCGATCCGATCGGCGTCTGCAAGCTGGACGGCTCGGTCAGGCGCACCACCGTCACGAAGCTGTACACGTTCGAGGGGCTGAAGCGCGTCGAGGCGATCGCGGCGGCCGCCGGCGACATCATCTGCCTCGCCGGCATCGAGGACATCATGATCGGCGAAACGATCAGCGAGGCCGAACAGCCGGTGCCGCTGCCGACGATCGCGGTCGACGAGCCGACCGTGTCGATGATCTTCGGCGTGAACACGTCGCCGTTCGCGGGCCGCGACGGCCGGTTCGTCACGTCGCGGCAGATCAAGGACCGCCTGGATCGCGAGCTCGTCGGCAACGTCTCCATCCGCGTCGAGCCGACCGACCTGCCCGAGCAGTTCAAGGTCTTCGGGCGGGGCGAGCTGCAACTGTCGATTCTGATCGAGATGATGCGCCGCGAAGGCTACGAGCTGCAGGTCTCGCGGCCCGAGATCGTGACGCGGGAGATCGACGGCGCGCGGATGGAGCCGGTGGAGGACCTCGTCATCGACGTCGCCGAGGAGTTCCAGGGCGTCGTGATCGCGCAGGTCGGCCAGCGCCGCGGGATGATGACGCGGATGGTGAACCACGGGAGCGGGCGCGTGCGGCTCGAGTTCCGGATTCCGGCGCGCGGCCTCATCGGCTTCCGCGCGCTCTTCCTCACCGAGACGCGCGGCACCGGCATCATGAACCATCTGCTCCACGGCTGGGAGCCGTGGCACGGCCCGATTCCCGCGCGGGCGAACGGCGCGCTCGTCGCCGACCGGCCCGGCAAGGCCACGGCCTATGCGATCGCCAACCTGCAGGAACGCGGCGAGATGTTCATCGAGCCGGCGGTCGAGGTCTACGAGGGGATGATCGCCGGCGAGAACTCGCGGCCGAACGACCTCGACGTGAACATCACCAAGGAGAAGAAGCAGACGAACATGCGGGCGTCGACGGCCGACGAGGCCATCCGCCTCATCCCGCCGCGCCAGATGGGGCTCGAACAGGCGATCGAGTTCATCAACGACGACGAGCTCGTCGAGATCACGCCGGGGAACATCCGGCTGCGCAAGCGCGTGCTCGCCGCGAACATGCGTCCGAGGCGCGCCGAGTAG